ATATCTGATAACGGTATAGGTATGACTGCCGAAGAGATAAAAAAATACATTAACCAGATAGCGTTTTCAGGCGCTACCGAGTTTATGGAGAAGTTTAAGGAAGCTAAAGATGCCAATGAGATTATTGGTCGCTTTGGTTTGGGCTTTTACTCGGCATTTATGGTGGCGGATAAGGTTGAAATTGAAACCCTAAGTTATCAGGATGGCGCTACACCCGCGCACTGGGTATGCGATGGCAGCACCGAGTTTGAAATAAGCGAGGGCAGCCTGGAAGAGCGTGGTACCGAAATAACCCTGCATATTAATTCTGAATCGGAAGAGTTTTTAAGCGAACACCGTTTACGCGAAATTTTAGATAAGTATTGCAAATTTTTACCTGTGCCTATCAAGTTCGGCACCAAAACCGAATCTGTTGAAGATGGAGTTGATGAAGAAGGTAAGGCAAAACATACAGATATTGAGGTTGATAACATTATTAACGATACTAACCCTATATGGACAAAGGCACCAAATGAGTTAAAGGACGAAGATTACCTTAAGTTTTACAAAGAACTTTACCCTTTCAGTGAAGACCCATTATTTTGGATTCATTTGAATGTTGATTATCCTTTTAACCTTACCGGTGTACTCTATTTCCCTAAGCTGAAAAACGATTTTGAGTTCCAAAAAAACAAGATCAAATTATTTTCCCGCCAGGTATTTATTACTGATGAGGTAAAAGATATCGTTCCGGAGTTTCTAATGCTTTTACATGGCGTTATAGATTCGCCCGATATCCCATTGAATGTATCGCGTAGCTTTTTACAGGCCGATAGCAGTGTTAAAAAGATAAACAGCTACATCACTAAAAAAGTGGCTGATAAACTGGCCGACCTGTTTAAAAATGACCGTAAAGCCTTTGAAGAAAAATGGACAGATATTGGCTTGTTTATAAAATACGGTATGGTGAGCGAAGACAAATTTTATGATAAAGCCAAAGATTATGTTTTGTTAACCAACACCGCTAAAGAGAACTTTACTTTAGACGAATACAAAGAAAAAGTACAAGGTTTACAGACAGACAAAGATGGCCAGTTGGTATATATTTACACCAACGACCCCCAAAAGCAGGATGCTTTTATACAGTCGGCTAATAAAAAGGGTTACGATGTGTTGTTGATGAACTCCCCTATTGATACACACTTTATCAGTCACCTTGAGCATAAACTTGAAAAAACATCGTTAAAGCGCGTTGATGCCGATGTTGCAGATAAGCTGATCAAAAAAGATGATGCCCCAGAGCATGTGTTAACTGAAGAGCAGTCGACAAAAATAAAAGAGATATTTGATAAGGCTATTAATAAGCCTGCTTACAAAGTAGAACTGGAAAGCCTTAACCCTGATGAGTTACCTG
This portion of the Inquilinus sp. KBS0705 genome encodes:
- the htpG gene encoding molecular chaperone HtpG — translated: MQEKGTISIHTENIFPIIKKFLYSDTEIFLRELVSNSVDATQKIKRLASLGNYNGELGDLRVEVAFDADKKTITISDNGIGMTAEEIKKYINQIAFSGATEFMEKFKEAKDANEIIGRFGLGFYSAFMVADKVEIETLSYQDGATPAHWVCDGSTEFEISEGSLEERGTEITLHINSESEEFLSEHRLREILDKYCKFLPVPIKFGTKTESVEDGVDEEGKAKHTDIEVDNIINDTNPIWTKAPNELKDEDYLKFYKELYPFSEDPLFWIHLNVDYPFNLTGVLYFPKLKNDFEFQKNKIKLFSRQVFITDEVKDIVPEFLMLLHGVIDSPDIPLNVSRSFLQADSSVKKINSYITKKVADKLADLFKNDRKAFEEKWTDIGLFIKYGMVSEDKFYDKAKDYVLLTNTAKENFTLDEYKEKVQGLQTDKDGQLVYIYTNDPQKQDAFIQSANKKGYDVLLMNSPIDTHFISHLEHKLEKTSLKRVDADVADKLIKKDDAPEHVLTEEQSTKIKEIFDKAINKPAYKVELESLNPDELPVTVTMDEFMRRMKDMAAMGGGMGFYGNMPDNYKVVVNGNHKLITRILQDDNADVQAQLAKQAFDLALLSQGLLTGAELTEFVNRSVSLI